Sequence from the Azospirillum formosense genome:
GCACCATGTCGCCGTGCAGCGCGCCGGCGTTGAAGCCGTGGCTCTCCAGCGACTTCTGCAGGATGGCGACGTCGCGCTTGCGGTTGCAGAAGATGAAGGCGTTCTTGACGTCCTCGGTGCGCAGCAGGTGGCGCAGCGCCTTGCGCTTGTCCTCCTCCTGCACCAGGACCATGGCCTGGGTCACCGTCTCCGCCGGGGAGGCGGGCGGGGCGACGGTCACTTCCTTCGGGTTCGACAGGAAGGCGTCGGCCAGACGGCGGATTTCCGGCGGCATGGTGGCGGAGAAGAACAGCGTCTGGCGCAGCTTCGGCAGCTTGCTGACGATCCGCTCGATGTCCGGGATGAAGCCCATGTCGAGCATCCGGTCCGCCTCGTCGATGACGAAGACCTTGATGTCGTTGAGCATGATGTTGCCGCGCTCGAACAGGTCGATCAGGCGGCCCGGCGTCGCGATCAGCACGTCCACCCCGCGGTCCAGCCGCTTCACCTGCTCGGTGAAGGTCTCGCCGCCGATCAGGAGCGCCATGCTGAGCTTGTGGTGCTTGCCGTAGGTCTCGAAGCTCTCGGCGACCTGCGCCGCCAGCTCGCGAGTCGGCTCCAGGATGAGCGACCGGGGCATGCGCGCCCGGGCCCGGCCCGACGCCAGAATGCTGATCATCGGCAAGGTGAAGCTGGCCGTCTTCCCGGTGCCGGTTTGCGCGCAGCCGAGCACGTCGCGGCCTTGCAGGACCCAGGGAATGGCCTGTTCCTGAATTGGCGTCGGCTGGGTGTAACCTTTGTCCTCGATTGCCCGCAGGACGTCAGGTCCAAGCCCAAGTTCCGAAAAGAGCATCCAACCTGTTTCTGTCTGGAGTGCGAAAATCGTGCCGATACGGCCCGACGAGTAGATGGTGCGGCAGAATATGAAGTCAAAGGGCGCTGTCAATAGACCTTGTGATGGAATCGCGCATCGCGCGGGTCCGGACGGGCCGCTTGGCGCGCCGCGCCCGCTCGGCTAGGCTGTGAAAAGGCCGCGGAAACCGCGGAAATCCGGGGTCCGGAACGGTTGAAAGGCGGATTTCGGCCTCTTCCTCCGTCCGGGCCGGACCAAGAAAAAAGGCAGCCCTCCGATGCTACTGTCTCGCGAACGTTCCGTCCTGGTGGTGGTCGATATCCAGGAAAAGCTGATGCCGGCGATCGCCGAGTCCGCACGGGTGGAACGCAACGCCGCCACGCTGCTGAAGGCGGCCGCCCTGCTCGGCGTGCCCGCCTTCGCCACCGAACAGTATCCCAAGGGCCTCGGCCCGACCGCTGCGTCGCTGCGCGCATTGCTGCCGCCCGACGGGGTGGTGGAGAAGATCAGCTTCTCCGCCGCGCGGGAGCCGGCCTTCCTGGAGCGGCTGGAGCGGCTGGGCCGCCGTCAGGTCGTGCTGGCCGGGTCGGAGGCCCATGTCTGCGTCATGCAGACCGCGCTGTCGCTGGTCGGGCTAGGGTTCGAGGTGGTGCTGGTGGCCGACGCCGTGTCGTCGCGCACGCCCGCCAACGCGGAGTTGGGCATCGCCCGCATGCGCGCCGCAGGGGCGACCATCGTGAGCACGGAAATGGTTCTGTTCGAGTGGATGGAGCGGTCGGACATCCCCGCCTTCAAGGCGGTGCTGGACCTGATCCGCTGACGTTTGGAAAGGACGAGGAATGAGCGACCGGATTCCCCTGATCCTGCTGCCCGGCATGCCGCTGGACGCGGCGCTGTGGGAGCATCAGGCCCGCCATCTCGCCGATGTGGCGGAGCCGGCCGTCGGCGACCTGACCGGCCATGACTCGGTGGCCGCCCTCGCCGCTGCGGTGCTGGCGTCGGCGCCGGAGCGGTTCGCCCTCGCCGGCCTGTCGATGGGCGGCTACGTGGCCTTCGAGATTCTGCGGCAGGCGCCGGAGCGGGTGGCAAAGCTCGCCCTGCTCGACACCAGCGCCCGCCCGGACACGCCGGAGCAGACCGCCACCCGCCAGGACGCCGTGCGTCTGGTGGGGCAGGGCAGGTTGCGGCAGGTGGTCGCGGCCGGGATGCCGCGCCTCGTCCATCCCGACCGGACGGGCGAAGCGGCCTTGGTCGAGTCGGTGCAGGCCCAGGCCCAGCGGGTCGGGGCGGACGGCTACATCCGCCAGCAGACGGCCATCATGAACCGCCCGGACAGCCGCCCCGGGCTGGGGGCCATCGCCTGCCCGACGCTGGTGCTGTGCGGGCGGCAGGACGCCATCACGCCCCCCGCGCTGCACGAGGAGATCGCCGGGGGCATCCCCGGCGCCCGCCTCGCCCTGATCGAGGATTGCGGCCATTTGTCGGCCATGGAGCAACCGCAGGCGGTCACCGCCCTGCTGCGGCAGTGGCTGCTCTACGCCTGACCGCCGTCCTTCCCCGCCTCAGCAGTCAGGACCCCCGCCGCAGCCGTCCAGGTCGGCGCGGCGGGCCGGAAAAAGGGCGAAGGTCATGTCGCTGATGAGCGAGCGGAAATCCGGGTCGTTCGGTCCCTGCGGACGGTCGAGCCAGCCGGTGGCCGAGGACAGCGTCCCGCCGCCGCGGCAGAAGGCGCCCTGCACGACGATGGGGCCGCCGGGCGGGCTGGTGCGCAGGGGCTGGCCGCTGCACAGGTAGGAGTTCAGCGTCGTCTCGGCGGGGTTGAAGGCCAGGACGACCCGGTAGTCGGGGCGTGCCGTCTGGTTCGGCGTGGTGGTGAAGTTGGTGCGCACGCCGGAGATGCGGTTCTGCATGTTGGCCGTCACCAGCGGACCGAAGGTCTGCGGGTCCATGCCGAAGGGGTTGCCGTGGATCACCACGCGCAGGTCGCGGTCGGAGGCGGCGTAGGACACCTCGCTCAGCGTGTAGGCGGGGACGGGAAGGTCGGCCACCACGCGCTCGTTGGTGCAGGCCGCCGCCATCGCGCAGAGGGCGAGAAGGCTGGCACGGGACAGGAAGGTCATGGCTCGCCTGGGCTGCTGAGTGGACAGGGGGAACAAACATGGAATGCCGCCGGTCCGGCCGCAAGCCCGCGCCCCCGGAAGAGCCGCCGCTCAGCCGACCGCGTATCCCGGCGGAGTCCAGTCGGTGCGTAGCCAGTTCCGGGCGGCGCGCTCGATCAGCTCCGGGTAGTTGGCGACGTCCGCGGGGCCGATCAGCGGCAGCCCCATGCCCTCGACGATGCGGGCCACCGATGGTGCGTCCAGGGGCAGGCCGAGCTGGCGGGCGCGATGGACGATGTCCATCTCCTGGGCCCAGTAGTAGACACGGGAAGCGCCGGTGTTGTCCCGCATGCGGCGAACCTGCTCCAGCCGGTCGTCGCCGTAGAGCGGTTGCCAGATGTCGGCCATCAGGGTGTCCGCCGCCCCGTCGGGCGCATGGGCGAGGGCGTCGCCCTGGATCACCGTCACCTTGGCGGCGGCCTCGGGCGGAAGCTGGCCGAACACGTCCATGATGGCGTTCACCGCGATCACCTCGGGATCGAGTTCCACGACGGTCACGCGGGTCACCTCGGGCCGCAGGGCGGCGTTGGCGGCGGCCCAGCCCATGCCGAGCCCCATGACCACCGTGTGCCCCGCCGCGAAGCGGCAGCCGATCTCCTGGCTTTCGATCTCCATCGGGGTCATCGACATCCAAGTGCGCGACGCCGGCCCGTCACGGCGGATCAGCCCGGCCATGTCGGTGACCAGCATCGCCTCGCTCCAGTAGCCCTTGCAGATCAGCATCGGGGCGAGCAGAAGCTCCCAGCGTTCCCCCTTCCACGGGCGGTAGGTCGGGCGGAACAGGTCCGTCTGGAACAGGGTGAGCGGTGTGCTCATGCGGGCGGAGTCCATGCTGTTGGTTTGTGCACCAACGAGCGTACCGCGCCGCGGCTTACACGTCGATGTCGTCGACCCGCACGAACTTCGCGTTCTCCTGGATGAACTGGAAACGCAGCTCCGGTCGGCGGCCCATCAGCTCCTCCACGCGGGTCCTGGTGGCCTTCACGTCCTCCGCCTGCTCCGGATCGGCGCTGTTCGGCACGACGACGCGCAGCAGCGTGCGCTTGGCCGGATCCATCGTCGTCTCGCGGAGCTGCGCCGGCATCATCTCGCCCAAGCCCTTGAACCGGCTGATTTCCACCTTCTTGCCCTTGAAGGTCTTGTTCAGGAGTTGGTCCTTGTGCGCGTCGTCGCGGGCGTAGACCGACTTGGCGCCGTGGCTGATGCGGTAGAGCGGCGGCAGGGCGAGATACAGGTGCCCGTTCTGGATCAGCCCGCCCATCTCCCGGTAGAAGAAGGTCATCAGCAGCGAGGCGATGTGCGCGCCGTCCACGTCGGCGTCGGTCATGATGATGACCCGCTCGTAGCGCAGCTTGTCGCTGGAGAAGTCCTTGCCCACCCCGCAGCCCAGCGCCTGGGTGAGGTCGTTCAGCTCCTGGTTGGCCTTCATCTTGTCGGAGGAGGCCGAGGCGACGTTCAGGATCTTGCCGCGCAGCGGCAGGATGGCCTGGGTCTCGCGG
This genomic interval carries:
- a CDS encoding DEAD/DEAH box helicase, with translation MLFSELGLGPDVLRAIEDKGYTQPTPIQEQAIPWVLQGRDVLGCAQTGTGKTASFTLPMISILASGRARARMPRSLILEPTRELAAQVAESFETYGKHHKLSMALLIGGETFTEQVKRLDRGVDVLIATPGRLIDLFERGNIMLNDIKVFVIDEADRMLDMGFIPDIERIVSKLPKLRQTLFFSATMPPEIRRLADAFLSNPKEVTVAPPASPAETVTQAMVLVQEEDKRKALRHLLRTEDVKNAFIFCNRKRDVAILQKSLESHGFNAGALHGDMVQSKRMETLDAFKKGEITLLVCSDVAARGLDVQGLSHVFNFDVPINAEDYVHRIGRTGRAGRSGRAFTLASPLDGKQVSAISRLIKREIPLIAIDGLESAEFLSEDEARRGRSRGRGKDKERGDRGASRAERAERPDREERAPREERQAREERQPREERPSRDERPVREERVREERQVRDERQPRESLAAAESRRQEPRRDRDRDRRRRRDEDEDDTPVIGFGDHMPAFMLRSARRPAPAEPAEQSSQEG
- a CDS encoding hydrolase, whose protein sequence is MLLSRERSVLVVVDIQEKLMPAIAESARVERNAATLLKAAALLGVPAFATEQYPKGLGPTAASLRALLPPDGVVEKISFSAAREPAFLERLERLGRRQVVLAGSEAHVCVMQTALSLVGLGFEVVLVADAVSSRTPANAELGIARMRAAGATIVSTEMVLFEWMERSDIPAFKAVLDLIR
- a CDS encoding alpha/beta fold hydrolase: MSDRIPLILLPGMPLDAALWEHQARHLADVAEPAVGDLTGHDSVAALAAAVLASAPERFALAGLSMGGYVAFEILRQAPERVAKLALLDTSARPDTPEQTATRQDAVRLVGQGRLRQVVAAGMPRLVHPDRTGEAALVESVQAQAQRVGADGYIRQQTAIMNRPDSRPGLGAIACPTLVLCGRQDAITPPALHEEIAGGIPGARLALIEDCGHLSAMEQPQAVTALLRQWLLYA